In bacterium, the following proteins share a genomic window:
- a CDS encoding MFS transporter: MASVPGNNPQQSPWQQITQPFVDLVHAPRALWGINLAYFLEGWVYFGMLGYLAMHFSDFVFKGVANPDIHSHHMVMVLTAGITISMFFFGSVADKRGVRTTLLWAFVLLLAGRIVWSAAPLVFPETGLWSGMHWMTMAGIFLVVLGYGMYQPAAYAGVRKYTSPKTAGMGYAMLYALMNLGGWLPSFFSFVREAIGITGAFWVYTGLTVTGLVTTWLILTPKVEAEAIARADRERREQENDADGAKAAAAKIAQNAIDAGRKVPMHLWATLVVVAGCCLFLPRPYGYTVAAAMLGFLALLAAAPGPLRKANVWLANHPLADSKFFFFIFALIPVQTLFTYNWLILPQYLERAFAGGIVSDKFEFFSNLNPILIFVAVPMVAAITQQKKVYSMMIAGTFVMAVPAFLLAMGTNIYTLLAYLLVMTIGEAMWQPRFLQYAAEIAPEGRTGAYMGVAQFPWFLTKMLVPLYSGMALQKYVPAEGQQDPRAMWMIFALVAMVSPILLVMARAWVGKDFKTKA, encoded by the coding sequence ATGGCCTCGGTACCCGGCAACAATCCCCAGCAGTCTCCCTGGCAGCAGATCACCCAGCCATTCGTCGACCTGGTCCATGCCCCACGCGCGCTGTGGGGCATCAACCTGGCCTACTTCCTCGAGGGCTGGGTCTATTTCGGCATGCTGGGCTACCTGGCCATGCACTTCTCGGATTTCGTGTTCAAGGGCGTGGCCAACCCGGACATCCATTCGCATCACATGGTCATGGTGCTGACCGCCGGCATCACGATCTCGATGTTCTTCTTCGGCTCCGTCGCCGACAAGCGCGGCGTGCGGACGACGCTCCTCTGGGCGTTCGTGCTGCTGCTGGCCGGCCGCATCGTCTGGTCCGCCGCACCACTGGTGTTCCCCGAGACCGGCCTGTGGAGCGGCATGCACTGGATGACCATGGCCGGCATTTTCCTCGTGGTGCTCGGCTACGGCATGTACCAGCCGGCCGCCTACGCCGGTGTCCGCAAGTACACCAGTCCCAAGACCGCCGGCATGGGTTACGCCATGCTCTACGCGCTCATGAACCTCGGTGGCTGGCTGCCCTCGTTCTTCAGCTTCGTGCGCGAGGCCATCGGCATCACCGGCGCCTTCTGGGTCTACACCGGCCTGACAGTGACCGGCCTGGTCACCACCTGGTTGATCCTGACGCCGAAGGTCGAGGCCGAGGCCATCGCCCGCGCCGACCGCGAACGTCGCGAGCAGGAGAACGACGCCGACGGCGCCAAGGCCGCCGCCGCCAAGATCGCCCAGAACGCCATCGACGCAGGCCGCAAGGTCCCCATGCACCTGTGGGCCACCCTGGTGGTCGTGGCCGGCTGCTGCCTGTTCCTGCCGCGCCCGTACGGCTATACCGTGGCCGCCGCGATGCTGGGCTTCCTCGCGCTGCTCGCCGCCGCGCCCGGCCCGCTGCGCAAGGCGAACGTCTGGCTGGCCAACCACCCGCTGGCCGACTCCAAGTTCTTCTTCTTCATCTTCGCGCTGATTCCCGTGCAGACGCTGTTCACGTACAACTGGCTGATCCTGCCGCAGTACCTCGAGCGCGCCTTCGCCGGCGGCATCGTCAGCGACAAGTTCGAGTTCTTCTCGAACCTGAACCCGATCCTGATCTTCGTCGCCGTGCCGATGGTCGCCGCCATCACGCAGCAGAAGAAGGTCTACAGCATGATGATCGCCGGCACCTTCGTGATGGCCGTGCCGGCCTTCCTCCTGGCCATGGGCACCAACATCTACACCCTGCTGGCGTACCTGCTGGTCATGACGATCGGCGAGGCGATGTGGCAGCCGCGCTTCCTGCAGTATGCCGCCGAGATCGCCCCCGAGGGCCGCACCGGCGCCTACATGGGCGTGGCCCAGTTCCCCTGGTTCCTGACCAAGATGCTGGTGCCGCTGTACTCGGGCATGGCCCTGCAGAAGTACGTGCCGGCCGAAGGCCAGCAGGACCCGCGTGCGATGTGGATGATCTTTGCCCTCGTGGCGATGGTCTCGCCCATCCTGCTGGTTATGGCTCGTGCCTGGGTCGGGAAGGATTTCAAGACCAAGGCCTGA
- a CDS encoding efflux RND transporter periplasmic adaptor subunit, producing MRKPGKRTITLAAIAVLALGGGAGLWLAGRMPGVPAPMFGAMAATDTTSAGDDAAKGKDKPKGRKGKDKDKEEPKPVPVELARASARGIEAYYRAASVIEADRLVDLVARVQGRVRQVAVEEGSWVESGKVLAELENDRERIQLEKAELTVADKARLLERSRSMLGQELISQQEFDAVESTWRLAAAERDLAAIALEDTRLRAPFAGMVTDRRIVAGQQVAAGFSAFSLGDFEPLRVRVHLPEDVARKVTAGQRVLVSPEGRELAIEGTVERIAPVVDPATSTVRLTLLLANAGPELRVGGFVKVRITTDRHHDALSVPKLALVEEGALRSVFIAEADTVRKVEIETGLYDETHVEVLSGLEDGACVVTMGQGGLRTGAPIRALNAEAAGYVGKTAVAAGSTAGGTADLARAE from the coding sequence ATGAGGAAGCCCGGCAAGAGAACCATCACCCTGGCCGCGATCGCGGTCCTGGCACTCGGCGGGGGCGCCGGGCTGTGGCTGGCCGGCCGGATGCCCGGGGTGCCGGCGCCCATGTTCGGCGCCATGGCGGCCACCGATACGACCTCGGCCGGCGATGACGCGGCCAAAGGCAAGGACAAGCCCAAGGGACGCAAGGGCAAGGACAAGGACAAGGAAGAGCCGAAGCCGGTGCCGGTGGAACTGGCCCGCGCCTCGGCTCGCGGCATCGAGGCGTACTATCGCGCCGCATCGGTGATCGAGGCCGACCGCCTGGTGGATCTGGTCGCACGGGTCCAGGGCCGGGTCCGCCAGGTGGCGGTCGAGGAAGGCAGCTGGGTCGAATCGGGGAAGGTGCTGGCGGAACTGGAGAACGACCGCGAGCGCATCCAGCTGGAGAAGGCCGAGTTGACCGTCGCCGACAAGGCGCGGCTGCTCGAACGCAGCCGGAGCATGCTCGGGCAGGAGCTCATCAGCCAGCAGGAATTCGACGCTGTGGAATCAACCTGGCGCCTGGCCGCCGCCGAGCGCGATCTCGCCGCCATTGCGCTCGAGGACACGCGCCTGCGCGCACCGTTCGCCGGCATGGTGACGGACCGCCGCATCGTGGCCGGGCAGCAGGTGGCGGCCGGCTTCTCGGCCTTCAGCCTGGGCGATTTCGAGCCGCTGCGGGTGCGCGTGCACCTGCCCGAGGACGTGGCCCGCAAGGTGACGGCCGGCCAGCGCGTGCTCGTCTCACCGGAAGGCCGCGAACTGGCGATCGAAGGTACCGTCGAACGCATTGCGCCGGTTGTCGATCCCGCCACGAGCACCGTGCGCTTGACCCTGCTGCTTGCGAACGCCGGCCCCGAACTGCGCGTGGGCGGCTTCGTAAAGGTCCGCATCACCACCGACCGGCACCACGACGCCCTGTCCGTGCCCAAGCTGGCGCTGGTGGAGGAGGGCGCGTTGCGCAGTGTGTTCATCGCCGAAGCCGATACCGTGCGCAAGGTGGAGATCGAAACGGGGCTCTATGACGAGACGCACGTCGAAGTCCTGTCCGGGCTTGAGGACGGCGCCTGCGTGGTGACGATGGGGCAGGGTGGCCTGCGTACGGGCGCCCCGATCCGCGCCCTCAACGCCGAGGCTGCCGGCTACGTGGGCAAGACCGCGGTTGCCGCCGGCTCGACGGCCGGCGGCACTGCCGACCTGGCGCGGGCGGAGTAG
- a CDS encoding CpsD/CapB family tyrosine-protein kinase, with protein MAETRDRAGSGQMFDIESPMAIELRRIMIRLSRNLDFDRKRTLMVTSAQRGEGKSLFSLHFSLVLAYHLAKRILLIDADVRRPVQHAVFETELGPGFANVLAGELPAAKAVHKTRVKNLDFLSAGTAGGHASRLFGDSRVRKLVEELHGTYDIVLLDSPPVVPVSDPLHYLDAVDGCLYMVMAGQTPKDVSKRGVEILRSAGANILGVVANNLGEVLPYYYDQKYYGYEGSKKVRKA; from the coding sequence GTGGCCGAAACCAGGGACCGGGCGGGCAGCGGGCAGATGTTCGACATCGAGTCGCCGATGGCGATCGAGTTGCGCCGCATCATGATCCGCCTATCGCGCAATCTGGACTTTGACCGCAAGCGCACGCTGATGGTGACCAGCGCGCAGCGCGGCGAGGGCAAGAGCCTGTTCTCGCTCCATTTCTCGCTGGTCCTGGCCTACCACCTGGCGAAGCGGATCCTGCTGATCGACGCCGACGTGCGCCGCCCGGTGCAGCACGCCGTCTTCGAGACCGAGCTGGGGCCGGGGTTCGCCAACGTCCTGGCCGGCGAGCTTCCGGCCGCCAAGGCCGTGCACAAGACGCGCGTCAAGAACCTCGATTTCCTCTCTGCGGGCACCGCCGGCGGCCATGCCAGCCGCCTGTTCGGCGACAGCCGCGTCCGCAAGCTGGTCGAGGAGCTGCACGGCACCTACGACATCGTGCTCCTGGATTCGCCGCCGGTGGTTCCCGTGAGCGATCCCCTGCACTACCTCGACGCCGTCGACGGCTGCCTCTACATGGTCATGGCGGGCCAGACCCCCAAGGACGTCTCCAAGCGCGGCGTCGAGATCCTGCGCAGCGCGGGCGCCAACATCCTGGGCGTGGTGGCGAACAACCTGGGAGAGGTGCTGCCGTACTACTACGACCAGAAGTATTACGGGTACGAGGGGTCGAAGAAGGTCAGGAAAGCTTAG
- the sppA gene encoding signal peptide peptidase SppA has protein sequence MRKFWIVFIVLAVIVGGGFGFMWYVMQGLEEHVSVDGGVLVWKVEGGLPEERDDSFWGQVRGSTESTFSETLFGLLRAAKDERITGLVLDIRAAELDWAKIEELRGAIGTFREQGKPVVAYLEAGFTRDYALATAADRIVLAPEANLMVLGLSAEMAFLKDTLAKLGMEADFVHVGAYKSAPERMTRSSASDANREMVESIVGDQFDALLDMLADGRGADRDEVERWVDQGLFDGQGAVAAGLADTLMYYDGMMDYEFPDDDVTFLEDYLLESPRQTQAAGKVAMVFVTGVIMPGESRFDNLQGKIAGSESIIEDLQAAADDESVDAVILRVDSPGGSALASDLIWHEIVELRKEKPVIVSMSGMAASGGYYVACLGDSIFADKGTLTGSIGVFAGKMNRQEMYRKIGVNREFVTRGENALLFSDEGVFTDAQRTLFQAQMDGFYERFLGKVADGRKLTRDQVHEVAQGRVWTGRQGVERGLVDGVGGLERSLDAAKRRLGVDTESRVTVLTYVEPMSWMEKMLLRSLREGGMTRLAARMGVDAGAAGRGPVAGAVDLLAGGLARTLRDDGTLAAAAMLDGRALALMPVSIRIR, from the coding sequence ATGAGGAAGTTCTGGATCGTCTTTATCGTGCTGGCCGTGATCGTCGGCGGCGGGTTCGGCTTCATGTGGTACGTGATGCAGGGACTCGAGGAACACGTGTCGGTGGACGGCGGCGTCCTGGTCTGGAAGGTGGAGGGCGGCTTGCCGGAGGAACGCGACGACTCGTTCTGGGGCCAGGTCCGCGGCAGCACCGAATCCACGTTCTCCGAGACGCTGTTCGGGCTCTTGCGCGCGGCGAAGGACGAGCGCATCACCGGCCTGGTGCTGGATATCCGGGCGGCAGAGTTGGACTGGGCCAAAATCGAGGAATTGCGCGGCGCCATCGGGACCTTCCGTGAACAGGGCAAGCCCGTGGTGGCGTACCTCGAGGCGGGATTCACGCGCGACTACGCGCTGGCGACGGCTGCCGACCGCATCGTCCTGGCGCCCGAGGCCAACCTGATGGTCCTGGGCCTGTCGGCCGAGATGGCCTTCCTGAAGGACACGCTGGCCAAGCTGGGCATGGAAGCCGATTTCGTGCATGTGGGGGCCTACAAGTCGGCGCCCGAGCGCATGACCCGGTCGTCGGCCTCGGATGCGAACCGCGAGATGGTCGAATCGATCGTCGGCGACCAGTTCGACGCGCTGCTCGACATGCTTGCCGACGGTCGCGGCGCCGACCGCGACGAGGTGGAGCGCTGGGTCGACCAGGGGCTGTTCGACGGGCAGGGGGCCGTGGCGGCCGGCCTTGCCGACACGCTCATGTACTACGACGGCATGATGGACTACGAGTTCCCCGACGACGACGTGACCTTCCTCGAGGACTACCTGCTCGAGTCGCCGCGGCAGACGCAGGCGGCGGGCAAGGTGGCCATGGTGTTCGTCACCGGCGTCATCATGCCGGGCGAAAGCCGCTTCGACAACCTGCAGGGCAAGATTGCCGGCAGCGAATCGATCATCGAGGACCTGCAGGCGGCCGCCGACGACGAGTCGGTCGACGCCGTGATCCTGCGCGTGGACAGCCCGGGCGGCAGCGCGCTTGCCAGCGACCTGATCTGGCACGAGATCGTCGAGTTGCGCAAGGAGAAGCCGGTTATCGTCTCGATGAGCGGCATGGCAGCCAGCGGCGGCTACTACGTCGCGTGCCTGGGCGACTCGATCTTCGCCGACAAGGGCACGCTCACCGGTTCGATCGGCGTCTTCGCCGGCAAGATGAACCGCCAGGAGATGTACCGGAAGATCGGCGTCAACCGCGAGTTCGTCACGCGCGGGGAGAACGCGCTCCTGTTCAGCGACGAGGGCGTCTTCACCGATGCGCAGCGCACGCTGTTCCAGGCGCAGATGGACGGGTTCTACGAGCGCTTCCTGGGCAAGGTGGCCGACGGCCGCAAGCTCACGCGTGACCAGGTACACGAGGTGGCGCAGGGGCGCGTGTGGACCGGCCGCCAGGGCGTGGAGCGCGGGCTGGTGGACGGCGTGGGCGGGCTCGAGCGCAGCCTGGATGCGGCGAAGCGGCGCCTGGGTGTCGACACCGAATCCCGGGTGACCGTCCTGACCTATGTCGAGCCGATGTCGTGGATGGAAAAGATGCTGCTGCGCTCCCTGCGTGAAGGCGGCATGACGCGCCTGGCGGCGCGGATGGGCGTGGACGCCGGTGCGGCCGGTCGCGGGCCGGTGGCCGGCGCCGTCGACCTCCTGGCGGGCGGGCTCGCGAGGACCCTGCGCGACGACGGCACGCTGGCCGCCGCCGCCATGCTGGACGGGCGGGCGCTGGCGCTGATGCCGGTCTCGATCCGCATCCGCTGA
- the ftcD gene encoding glutamate formimidoyltransferase — protein MQKLVECVPNISEGRDRGIIDAVTAVIGEVEGARLLDVDPGADTNRTVITFIGPPEAVAEAAFRVVRRAAELIDMSRHHGAHPRHGATDVCPFVPVRGITMEECAELARRVGRRIGDELGIPVYLYESAASRPERRNLADVRKGEYEALPRKLGTAEWAPDFGPNAWNEHTARTGATNVSARGFLVAYNVNLNTRDKALASQVALDIKEAGRAQRDAQGNIIKDAAGNQVLEPGPYRLPACKAVGWYIPAYERAQISINLVNTDVTKPHQAFEACEASARDRGARVTGSELVGLVPEADLLAAGRFYLRRAGQSAGVPRRHLIEAAIQSLGLRDLGPFDPNDKVIEYQAGLVDGPLVSMTNRAFVDELSTDSPAPGGGSVAALCAAQGAALAAMVANLTVGKKKYAAVWESMKDLAEQAQALKDAFLAAIDDDTAAFNAVMAAFGLPKATPAEAAARNTAVAAATLRATMVPLSVLERVPAALDLAAEVAEHGNANSLSDAGVAALTLMAGAEGAYYNVLINLAALAELPEAAAPADLRPRADAALARCETAAAAIRTSVRRRLAG, from the coding sequence ATGCAGAAGCTGGTCGAGTGCGTACCGAACATCAGCGAGGGCCGCGATCGCGGCATCATCGACGCCGTCACCGCAGTCATCGGTGAAGTCGAAGGCGCAAGGTTGCTCGACGTCGATCCCGGCGCCGACACGAACCGCACGGTGATCACCTTCATCGGTCCGCCCGAGGCCGTCGCCGAAGCAGCGTTCCGTGTCGTCAGGCGCGCCGCCGAACTGATCGACATGAGCCGGCACCACGGGGCGCATCCACGCCACGGCGCCACCGACGTCTGCCCGTTCGTTCCTGTGCGCGGCATCACGATGGAGGAGTGCGCGGAACTCGCGCGCCGTGTCGGCCGCCGCATCGGCGACGAGCTGGGCATTCCCGTCTACCTCTACGAATCGGCCGCGAGCCGCCCCGAGCGCCGCAACCTGGCCGACGTGCGCAAGGGCGAGTACGAGGCGCTGCCGCGCAAACTGGGTACGGCCGAATGGGCGCCCGACTTCGGGCCCAACGCGTGGAACGAGCACACGGCGCGCACCGGCGCCACGAACGTGTCCGCGCGCGGCTTCCTGGTGGCCTACAACGTGAACCTGAACACGCGCGACAAGGCGTTGGCCTCGCAGGTGGCCCTCGACATCAAGGAAGCCGGCCGTGCGCAGCGCGACGCGCAGGGGAACATCATCAAGGACGCCGCCGGCAACCAGGTGCTGGAGCCCGGCCCGTACCGGCTGCCCGCCTGCAAGGCCGTCGGCTGGTACATCCCGGCCTACGAGCGCGCGCAGATCTCGATCAACCTCGTCAACACCGACGTGACCAAGCCGCACCAGGCCTTCGAGGCCTGCGAAGCCAGCGCCCGCGACCGCGGCGCCCGCGTGACCGGCAGCGAGCTGGTGGGCCTGGTGCCCGAAGCGGACCTCCTGGCCGCCGGCCGGTTCTACCTGCGCCGGGCGGGGCAGTCGGCAGGCGTGCCGCGCCGCCACCTGATCGAGGCCGCGATCCAGAGCCTCGGCCTGCGAGACCTGGGTCCCTTCGACCCGAACGACAAGGTGATCGAGTACCAGGCCGGCCTGGTCGACGGCCCGCTGGTCTCGATGACCAACCGCGCCTTCGTCGACGAACTGTCAACCGACTCGCCGGCGCCGGGCGGTGGCTCGGTGGCGGCGCTGTGCGCCGCCCAGGGCGCCGCACTGGCCGCGATGGTGGCCAACCTCACCGTCGGCAAGAAGAAGTACGCCGCCGTGTGGGAGAGCATGAAGGACCTGGCCGAGCAGGCCCAGGCGCTGAAGGATGCGTTCCTCGCGGCCATCGACGACGACACCGCGGCCTTCAACGCCGTCATGGCCGCATTCGGGCTGCCCAAGGCCACGCCTGCCGAAGCCGCCGCCCGCAACACTGCCGTGGCCGCGGCCACGCTGCGCGCCACCATGGTGCCGCTGTCGGTGCTGGAAAGGGTGCCTGCCGCACTTGACCTGGCCGCCGAAGTCGCCGAGCACGGCAATGCCAACAGCCTGTCGGACGCCGGTGTCGCGGCGCTGACGCTGATGGCCGGCGCCGAGGGCGCCTACTACAACGTCCTGATCAACCTCGCGGCCCTGGCCGAGTTGCCCGAGGCCGCCGCGCCCGCCGACCTGCGCCCGCGCGCCGACGCCGCCCTGGCCCGCTGCGAGACGGCAGCCGCGGCGATCCGGACCTCGGTGCGCCGCCGGCTGGCCGGCTGA
- a CDS encoding efflux RND transporter permease subunit — MSFIRLAVTRPVTVWMLTLAAVVFGVTSLGRLDLRLLPEIRYPTLTLQTDFPGTAPVDVENLVTRPLEEAVGVVPGLRRVHSVSQAGLSQVTLQFDWGTDMDYAALDVREKVDLVRLPDDVAVPLLLKYDPGQDPVLRIGLSGGTSLVTLRRLADDVLKQEIEGLPGVAAAQVDGGLEEEIRVEVDEAKLSALGVDIAAIGRVVGEENVNASGGRLRDRNAEYIVRTLSRFESLDDIGQVTVANVSGRPVKLAEVATVTRTHKDRTSITHIDGQESVEIAVYREGDANAVEMARAVRAHLDRLRGELPAPMRLEVLFDQSVFIADAVKEVRDNALLGGLLAVLVLFIFLGDFKGTLIIALAIPVSIVATFILMLSRGVTLNIMSLGGLALGVGMLVDNSIVVLEAIHRRREQRLDPDVAESAVRGAAEVAGAVTASTLTTLAVFVPIVFVVVGVAGQIFRDQALTVSFSLVVSLLVSLTFTPMAAGRGGVSRAPTGAISGWKPAEGVSGRRLSRWSKLAGLALVIALPRVLAFAGAKALRAVGAALRLLLRPLTSGFARGFPFVVGGYDRALAWALRRKLAVGVATLAFAAGGVLLWPRLGTELVPPLAQGELTLALELPEGTPLSRTASIVGQIEEGLRALPEVSLVAGEIGIARDGQAGLVRRKENRAELQVRLAGTGAVAEGRALESMRGVIAAHPEVHMRVQRQSLLNFGSPVEVNVAGWNLDDLQKTADQVAERLRDTPGLRDVRQSLVPGSPEVQVSFDRDKLNRHGLSLGAVSETVRGKLRGTVATRYRDRENHVDIRVLNESEQRSTLTAVEDLIVAEQDGVPVRLGSVATLGTAVGPAEIHRLGGKRVAIVGANLSGRDLGSVTRDVQERLADLPLPAGITVDMGGQNQEMAASYRSLKLAVLLAVFLVYLVMAAQFESFLYPLIIMFTVPLALSGAVYGLWLRGMSVSVIAVIGAIMLAGIVVNNGIVLVDRMNQMRRRLPLVEAVRKACRERLRPILMTTLTTVLGLLPMALGLGEGAELRAPLAVTVIAGLSLATLLTLVVVPVAYFALAGGAVPETAAENADAVNAVAGAGRLAGSTAGKEA; from the coding sequence ATGAGCTTCATCCGCCTGGCTGTCACCCGCCCGGTCACGGTGTGGATGCTGACCCTGGCCGCGGTCGTCTTCGGGGTGACCTCGCTGGGGCGGCTCGACCTGCGCCTGCTGCCGGAGATCCGTTACCCGACGCTCACCCTCCAGACCGACTTTCCGGGCACGGCCCCGGTCGACGTCGAGAACCTCGTGACGCGGCCGCTCGAGGAAGCGGTGGGCGTGGTGCCCGGGCTGCGGCGCGTGCACTCGGTCAGCCAGGCCGGCCTGTCCCAGGTCACCCTCCAGTTCGACTGGGGCACGGACATGGACTATGCCGCCCTGGACGTGCGCGAGAAGGTCGACCTGGTGCGGCTCCCCGATGACGTCGCGGTGCCCCTGCTGCTGAAGTATGACCCGGGCCAGGACCCGGTGCTGCGCATCGGCCTGTCCGGCGGCACCTCGCTCGTGACGCTGCGGCGGCTGGCCGACGACGTGCTCAAGCAGGAGATCGAGGGACTGCCCGGCGTGGCGGCGGCGCAGGTCGATGGCGGCCTCGAGGAGGAGATCCGCGTCGAGGTCGACGAGGCGAAGCTGTCGGCGCTGGGCGTCGACATCGCCGCGATCGGGCGCGTCGTGGGCGAGGAGAACGTGAACGCCTCGGGCGGCCGCCTGCGCGACCGCAATGCCGAGTACATCGTGCGCACGCTCAGCCGCTTCGAGTCGCTGGACGACATCGGCCAGGTGACGGTGGCGAACGTGTCCGGTCGGCCGGTCAAGCTGGCAGAGGTGGCCACGGTCACGCGGACCCACAAGGACCGCACGAGCATCACCCACATCGACGGCCAGGAAAGCGTCGAGATCGCGGTCTACCGCGAGGGCGATGCCAACGCCGTGGAGATGGCCCGCGCCGTGCGCGCGCACCTCGACCGCCTGCGCGGCGAGCTGCCGGCGCCCATGCGGCTGGAAGTGCTGTTCGACCAGTCGGTGTTCATCGCCGACGCCGTGAAGGAAGTGCGGGACAACGCCCTGCTGGGCGGCCTGCTGGCCGTGCTCGTGCTGTTCATCTTCCTTGGCGATTTCAAGGGTACGCTCATCATCGCGCTGGCCATCCCGGTCTCCATCGTGGCCACGTTCATCCTCATGCTCAGCCGCGGCGTGACGCTCAATATCATGTCCCTCGGCGGCCTGGCCCTGGGCGTCGGCATGCTCGTCGACAACTCGATCGTGGTTCTGGAGGCGATCCATCGCCGGCGCGAGCAGCGCCTGGACCCGGACGTCGCCGAGTCGGCTGTCCGCGGCGCGGCCGAGGTGGCCGGCGCCGTCACCGCCTCGACGCTCACGACCCTGGCCGTTTTCGTGCCCATCGTCTTCGTGGTGGTGGGCGTGGCCGGACAGATCTTCCGCGACCAGGCGCTCACGGTCTCGTTCTCGCTGGTCGTCTCGCTCCTGGTGTCACTGACCTTCACGCCGATGGCGGCCGGGCGCGGAGGCGTTTCACGCGCGCCCACAGGTGCCATTTCGGGCTGGAAGCCGGCCGAAGGCGTCAGCGGTCGCCGCTTGTCGCGCTGGTCGAAACTGGCGGGCCTGGCCCTCGTCATCGCCCTTCCGCGCGTGCTGGCCTTCGCCGGCGCCAAGGCGCTGCGCGCGGTCGGCGCTGCGCTGCGCCTGCTGCTGCGGCCCCTGACCTCCGGTTTCGCGCGGGGTTTCCCGTTCGTCGTCGGCGGCTACGACCGGGCGCTGGCCTGGGCGCTGCGGCGCAAGCTGGCCGTCGGCGTGGCCACGCTGGCCTTTGCGGCCGGCGGTGTCCTGCTCTGGCCGCGGCTGGGCACCGAACTGGTGCCGCCGCTGGCGCAGGGCGAGCTCACGCTCGCGCTGGAGCTTCCTGAAGGCACGCCCCTGTCACGCACTGCTTCGATAGTGGGGCAGATCGAGGAAGGGCTGCGCGCCCTGCCCGAGGTATCGCTGGTGGCGGGCGAAATCGGCATCGCGCGCGACGGCCAGGCCGGCCTGGTGCGGCGCAAGGAGAATCGCGCGGAACTGCAGGTGCGACTGGCCGGCACCGGCGCCGTCGCCGAAGGGCGGGCCCTCGAGAGCATGCGCGGCGTGATCGCGGCGCATCCCGAGGTGCACATGCGCGTGCAGCGGCAATCGCTGCTCAATTTCGGCTCGCCCGTGGAAGTCAATGTCGCGGGCTGGAATCTCGACGACCTGCAGAAGACCGCCGACCAGGTGGCCGAGCGCCTGCGCGACACGCCGGGACTGCGCGACGTGCGGCAGAGCCTGGTGCCCGGCTCACCCGAGGTGCAGGTCAGTTTCGATCGCGACAAGTTGAACCGGCACGGCCTCAGCCTGGGCGCCGTGTCCGAGACCGTGCGCGGCAAGCTGCGCGGCACCGTGGCCACCCGCTACCGTGACCGCGAGAACCATGTCGATATCCGCGTCCTGAACGAATCCGAACAGAGGTCCACGCTCACTGCCGTGGAGGACCTCATCGTGGCCGAGCAGGACGGTGTACCCGTGCGGCTGGGCAGCGTGGCGACGCTGGGCACGGCCGTCGGCCCGGCGGAGATCCACCGGTTGGGCGGCAAGCGGGTGGCGATCGTCGGTGCGAACCTCTCGGGGCGCGACCTCGGCTCGGTGACCCGAGACGTGCAGGAACGGCTGGCCGACCTGCCGCTGCCCGCCGGCATCACCGTGGACATGGGGGGCCAGAACCAGGAGATGGCGGCGTCCTATCGTTCCCTGAAGCTGGCGGTGCTGCTCGCCGTGTTCCTGGTCTACCTGGTCATGGCGGCGCAGTTCGAGTCGTTCCTCTACCCGCTCATCATCATGTTCACGGTGCCCCTGGCCCTCAGCGGCGCCGTCTACGGCCTGTGGCTGCGGGGGATGAGCGTCAGCGTGATCGCGGTCATCGGCGCCATCATGCTCGCGGGCATCGTCGTCAACAACGGCATCGTGCTCGTGGACCGCATGAACCAGATGCGGCGCCGGTTGCCCCTGGTCGAGGCCGTGAGGAAGGCCTGCCGCGAGCGCCTGCGACCGATTCTCATGACCACGCTCACGACCGTGCTCGGACTGCTGCCGATGGCGCTCGGGCTGGGCGAGGGCGCCGAATTGCGGGCGCCGCTGGCCGTCACCGTGATCGCGGGCCTGTCGCTGGCGACGCTGCTGACGCTGGTCGTGGTGCCGGTGGCCTACTTCGCGCTGGCGGGCGGCGCCGTGCCCGAGACCGCGGCCGAGAACGCCGATGCCGTGAACGCGGTCGCCGGGGCAGGCCGCCTGGCGGGCTCGACCGCCGGGAAGGAAGCCTGA